From Methanomassiliicoccales archaeon LGM-RCC1, one genomic window encodes:
- a CDS encoding 4Fe-4S binding protein, with product MPKVIVDNERCKGCEMCVIACPKKILALDPSVTNSKGYHPAHVTDESACIGCGSCTIMCPDCSIRIEVD from the coding sequence ATGCCCAAAGTTATCGTTGACAACGAAAGATGCAAGGGATGCGAGATGTGCGTCATCGCGTGCCCGAAGAAGATCTTGGCTCTGGACCCCTCTGTTACGAACAGCAAGGGATACCATCCAGCACATGTGACCGACGAGTCGGCATGCATTGGTTGCGGTTCATGCACCATCATGTGCCCCGACTGCTCCATAAGGATCGAGGTGGATTGA
- a CDS encoding AMP-binding protein, whose product MVCVPRQNITSDERLGDLLDKCIKNHPDNDAIVYVDRELRLSWAQWGVEVDRVAKGLMAMGVEKGMKVAVWATNVPDWITLMFATAKIGAILLTINTNYQKDELDYVLKQSDMDVLFLIDGVRETDYVQTVYDLVPELMTMPRENFHSETYPYLKKVIFLGPVKHRGMYSMSEVKSLAVTISDAEYKARKDSVDVQDVTMMQYTSGTTGFPKGVMLTHFNIANDGYWLGANMNYGPTDRLCINVPLFHCFGCVLGVMACINHGVTMCFCEVFDPIKVMTTIEEEKCTSVYGVPTMFINILNHKLFNKFDFSSLRTGIMAGSPCPISAMHEVVDKMNMKEITIVYGLTEASPGMTQTTYDEPSIEKKCSSVGKKLQGVDTVILDPETYEPCADGVIGEFCCKGYNVMKGYYKMPEETAKVIDKNGYLHSGDLGYRDSEGYFYVTGRIKDMIIRGGENIYPKEVEDFLYKCPGIKDVQVVGVPSAKYGEQPGAFIVKHQGYDDMTEQDVIDFCRNKIAWYKTPKYIAFVDDFPMNAAGKILKYELRNMAHKLWPDA is encoded by the coding sequence TTGGTCTGTGTTCCAAGACAGAACATCACAAGCGACGAGAGGTTAGGAGACCTCCTCGACAAGTGCATAAAGAACCATCCAGACAACGATGCCATCGTCTATGTGGACAGGGAGCTCCGTCTCTCCTGGGCACAGTGGGGTGTCGAGGTCGACCGTGTGGCCAAGGGCCTCATGGCGATGGGAGTGGAGAAGGGAATGAAGGTCGCCGTCTGGGCCACGAACGTGCCGGATTGGATCACCCTCATGTTCGCCACCGCTAAGATCGGGGCCATCCTCCTCACGATCAACACCAACTATCAGAAGGACGAGCTGGACTACGTCCTCAAGCAGTCCGACATGGATGTGCTCTTCCTCATCGACGGTGTAAGGGAGACAGACTACGTGCAGACGGTCTACGACCTCGTACCCGAGCTCATGACCATGCCCAGGGAGAACTTCCACAGCGAGACGTATCCTTACCTGAAGAAGGTCATCTTCCTCGGTCCCGTCAAGCACCGCGGAATGTACTCCATGAGCGAGGTGAAGTCCCTCGCGGTCACCATCAGCGATGCCGAGTACAAGGCCAGGAAGGACTCGGTGGACGTTCAGGACGTCACCATGATGCAGTACACCTCGGGAACCACCGGATTCCCCAAGGGAGTTATGCTCACACACTTCAACATCGCCAACGACGGATACTGGCTGGGAGCCAACATGAACTATGGTCCCACCGACCGCCTGTGCATCAACGTGCCCCTGTTCCACTGCTTCGGCTGCGTGCTCGGAGTCATGGCTTGCATCAACCACGGGGTCACGATGTGCTTCTGTGAGGTATTCGATCCCATCAAGGTCATGACCACGATCGAGGAGGAGAAGTGCACATCAGTGTACGGAGTGCCGACGATGTTCATCAACATCCTCAATCACAAGCTGTTCAACAAGTTCGACTTCTCGTCCCTCAGGACGGGAATCATGGCTGGATCCCCCTGTCCGATCTCCGCAATGCATGAGGTCGTCGACAAGATGAACATGAAGGAGATCACCATCGTCTACGGTCTCACCGAGGCCTCGCCCGGTATGACGCAGACCACATACGATGAGCCCTCGATCGAGAAGAAGTGCTCGTCGGTCGGTAAGAAGCTCCAGGGAGTCGACACCGTCATCCTGGACCCCGAGACCTACGAACCCTGCGCTGATGGAGTCATCGGAGAGTTCTGCTGTAAGGGATACAACGTCATGAAAGGGTACTACAAGATGCCCGAGGAGACCGCCAAGGTCATCGACAAGAACGGATACCTCCATTCCGGAGACCTCGGATACAGGGATTCGGAGGGATACTTCTACGTCACCGGAAGGATCAAGGACATGATCATCCGCGGAGGCGAGAACATCTACCCCAAGGAGGTCGAGGACTTCCTCTACAAGTGCCCTGGAATCAAGGATGTCCAGGTCGTCGGAGTGCCCAGCGCCAAGTACGGCGAACAGCCCGGTGCGTTCATAGTGAAGCATCAGGGATACGATGACATGACAGAGCAGGACGTCATCGATTTCTGCCGTAACAAGATCGCTTGGTACAAGACGCCCAAGTACATCGCGTTCGTGGATGACTTCCCGATGAACGCGGCCGGAAAGATTTTGAAATACGAATTAAGGAACATGGCTCACAAATTGTGGCCGGATGCATGA
- a CDS encoding thiamine pyrophosphate-dependent enzyme has protein sequence MTKILGERPKALLDVPLHYCPGCTHGIVHRLVAEVIDELGIEGKTTGVASVGCSVFTYNYFGCDMVQAPHGRAPAVATGVKRARPDNVVFTYQGDGDLAAIGMGETVHAAARGENIVAIFINNAIYGMTGGQMAPTTLPGQVTQTTPYGRDTATAGNPIRVCELLSSVKGVALAERVTVDCVKNVKAAKRAIKKAFEYQMAGKGYCIVEVVSTCPTNWGMSAGDALQWLRDNMLPYYPLGVYKDVGEEGEQ, from the coding sequence ATGACGAAGATCTTAGGAGAGAGGCCCAAAGCGCTTCTGGATGTACCGCTCCACTACTGCCCCGGATGTACACACGGTATCGTACACAGGCTCGTAGCGGAGGTAATCGACGAGCTGGGCATCGAGGGAAAGACCACAGGAGTGGCCTCGGTAGGATGCTCCGTGTTCACATACAACTACTTCGGATGCGACATGGTCCAGGCACCCCACGGACGTGCACCAGCCGTGGCGACCGGAGTCAAGAGGGCAAGGCCCGACAACGTCGTATTCACATACCAGGGGGACGGAGACTTGGCAGCTATCGGAATGGGTGAGACCGTCCACGCGGCTGCAAGGGGAGAGAACATCGTCGCCATCTTCATCAACAATGCGATCTACGGAATGACCGGAGGTCAGATGGCACCCACCACCCTTCCTGGACAGGTCACACAGACCACCCCCTACGGAAGGGACACCGCCACTGCAGGAAACCCCATCAGGGTCTGCGAGCTCCTCTCATCCGTCAAGGGAGTGGCCCTTGCAGAGCGCGTCACAGTAGACTGCGTGAAGAACGTCAAGGCTGCCAAGAGAGCGATCAAGAAGGCCTTCGAATACCAGATGGCCGGCAAAGGATACTGCATCGTGGAGGTCGTCTCCACCTGCCCCACCAACTGGGGAATGTCTGCCGGAGATGCACTCCAGTGGCTCAGGGACAACATGCTGCCCTACTACCCGCTCGGAGTCTACAAGGACGTCGGAGAGGAGGGAGAGCAGTGA
- a CDS encoding alpha/beta hydrolase — MFAELQDVKMYYEEEGSGEPVILIAGVGANHRFWKGMVPLLKGYRAITLDNRGVGETEYNGEVEVDIMADDVIHLMDHLHIYKAHIVGWSMGSLIAQSLALRYPQRLQTLTLVSSYQFRPHRSAYFMYQVTSAAARGECTMDVVNIVLNSFCFPESKFDALAKKDMVMPVPKHPEKASEVLKQMVSMNNFDSTDRTKDITTPTLVVHGALDIMVEPLKGRAVGNSIPGCRYMEVPGEGHTIAPELYIDALKSLLSEHKMQN; from the coding sequence ATGTTCGCTGAACTTCAGGACGTGAAGATGTACTACGAGGAGGAAGGCTCGGGAGAGCCCGTAATCCTCATCGCTGGTGTCGGTGCAAACCACCGTTTCTGGAAGGGCATGGTTCCCTTGCTGAAGGGATACAGGGCAATCACATTGGACAACCGCGGGGTCGGAGAGACCGAGTACAACGGAGAGGTTGAAGTGGACATTATGGCGGACGATGTCATTCACCTCATGGATCATCTCCACATCTACAAGGCTCACATCGTCGGATGGTCAATGGGATCGCTCATAGCCCAGTCATTGGCATTGAGGTACCCCCAAAGGCTCCAGACGCTCACACTCGTGTCTTCATACCAGTTCAGACCCCACAGGTCTGCCTACTTCATGTATCAGGTCACCAGTGCGGCAGCCAGGGGAGAATGCACCATGGATGTCGTCAACATCGTTCTGAACTCCTTCTGCTTCCCAGAGTCCAAGTTCGATGCCTTGGCGAAAAAGGACATGGTGATGCCGGTCCCCAAGCACCCGGAGAAGGCCAGCGAGGTCCTGAAGCAGATGGTCTCCATGAACAATTTCGATTCGACCGACAGGACGAAGGACATCACCACACCGACCCTCGTAGTCCACGGTGCACTGGACATAATGGTGGAGCCTCTGAAAGGAAGAGCCGTAGGCAATTCCATCCCTGGATGCAGGTACATGGAAGTCCCTGGCGAAGGCCACACCATCGCCCCTGAATTGTATATCGACGCTCTGAAGAGCCTGCTCTCAGAGCACAAGATGCAAAATTGA
- a CDS encoding transcriptional regulator, which translates to MDPKEQILEAMKKAGEPLNAGKVAELTGLDRKVVDKAFAEMKKDGTIVSPVRCKWEPAKK; encoded by the coding sequence ATGGATCCTAAGGAACAGATTCTGGAAGCGATGAAGAAGGCAGGAGAGCCTTTGAACGCCGGAAAGGTAGCAGAGCTCACAGGACTCGACCGTAAGGTCGTCGATAAGGCATTCGCCGAGATGAAGAAGGACGGTACCATCGTCTCTCCCGTCAGGTGCAAATGGGAGCCTGCCAAGAAATGA
- a CDS encoding AMP-binding protein, giving the protein MRNLNMRYVDETYGEDGILQKVTYHYPDNYNFGYDVVDEIAREEPNRLAMIWTNPAGEERKYTFGDIKRMSDKTANYLMSQGIGKGDMVMVILKRHYQFWYTIVALHKIGAVIVPATFMLTKGDVEYRVRSASIKAAICTDMNGVCEAVDSAEDIPSLTIKMVVNSKRDGWLQFDEGVEATSEKLDRVETNVKEPMLMYFSSGTSGYPKMVLHDHLYSLGHLSTAKYWQNVDPEGVHLTIADTGWGKAVWGKLYGQWHMEAAVFVYDYDKFEPHEILHIIEKYRITSLCCPPTMFRMFINAGLEGHDLSSLKYCCIAGEALNPDVFYSWQKATGIKLMEGFGQTETTCTVCNIVGMEPKPSSMGKPSPQYTVKIVDQNGEECPNGQTGEIVIACDPKPPGLMMEYYRDPEKTAKAMHDGWYHTGDVAWRDEDGYYWYVGRNDDVIKSSGYKISPFEIESVLVTHPAVLECAVTGIPDPVRGQLVKATVVLREGYEGTEELKKELQNFVKHETAPYKYPRAMDFVKELPKTVNGKIQRAEIRKKDSQ; this is encoded by the coding sequence ATGAGGAACCTCAACATGAGGTACGTCGACGAGACGTACGGTGAGGACGGAATACTCCAGAAGGTCACATACCACTATCCCGACAACTACAACTTCGGTTACGATGTCGTGGACGAGATCGCCAGGGAGGAACCTAACCGTCTGGCCATGATCTGGACCAACCCCGCTGGAGAGGAGAGGAAGTACACATTCGGCGACATCAAGAGGATGTCCGACAAGACTGCCAACTACCTTATGTCGCAGGGCATAGGCAAGGGGGACATGGTCATGGTCATCCTCAAGCGCCATTACCAGTTCTGGTATACCATCGTCGCCCTCCACAAGATCGGAGCGGTCATCGTTCCCGCGACGTTCATGCTCACCAAAGGTGACGTGGAGTACAGGGTCAGGTCAGCATCCATCAAGGCGGCGATCTGTACGGACATGAACGGGGTCTGCGAAGCAGTGGACTCCGCCGAGGACATCCCCTCGCTGACGATCAAGATGGTCGTGAACAGCAAGAGGGACGGATGGCTGCAGTTCGACGAGGGAGTCGAGGCTACATCCGAAAAGCTCGACAGGGTAGAGACCAACGTGAAGGAGCCCATGCTCATGTACTTCTCGTCGGGAACATCAGGATACCCCAAGATGGTCCTCCACGACCACCTCTACAGCCTCGGACACCTGTCCACAGCAAAGTACTGGCAGAACGTCGACCCCGAGGGAGTGCACCTCACCATAGCAGACACCGGATGGGGAAAGGCAGTGTGGGGAAAGCTCTACGGCCAGTGGCATATGGAGGCCGCGGTGTTCGTATACGATTACGACAAGTTCGAGCCCCATGAGATACTGCACATCATCGAGAAGTACAGGATCACTTCCCTGTGCTGTCCCCCTACCATGTTCAGGATGTTCATCAACGCCGGACTGGAGGGGCATGACCTCTCGTCACTGAAGTACTGCTGTATCGCAGGAGAGGCACTGAACCCCGATGTGTTCTACAGCTGGCAGAAGGCAACCGGTATCAAGCTCATGGAAGGTTTCGGACAGACCGAGACCACCTGCACGGTATGCAACATCGTCGGAATGGAGCCCAAACCAAGCTCTATGGGAAAGCCCTCGCCGCAGTACACGGTAAAAATTGTGGACCAGAATGGGGAGGAGTGCCCCAACGGACAGACCGGAGAGATCGTCATAGCCTGCGATCCCAAGCCCCCAGGACTCATGATGGAGTACTACCGCGATCCCGAGAAGACCGCCAAGGCGATGCACGACGGATGGTATCACACCGGGGATGTCGCATGGAGGGATGAGGACGGATACTATTGGTACGTCGGAAGGAACGACGATGTCATCAAGTCCTCAGGATACAAGATCAGTCCCTTCGAGATCGAGTCCGTTCTCGTCACCCACCCGGCAGTGCTGGAGTGCGCGGTCACAGGTATCCCGGACCCCGTCAGGGGACAGCTGGTCAAGGCCACTGTGGTGCTGAGGGAAGGATACGAGGGCACGGAGGAGCTGAAGAAGGAGCTCCAGAATTTCGTCAAGCACGAGACCGCCCCATATAAATATCCTAGAGCTATGGACTTCGTTAAGGAGCTTCCTAAAACGGTCAATGGAAAAATCCAGCGTGCCGAGATCAGGAAGAAGGACAGTCAATGA
- a CDS encoding XRE family transcriptional regulator, with translation MADMNKVGKRICKYREQMGLSQEELSVNSGISLQSIQEYESGIAYPPIGSLIRLSRSLGQRVGTFTDDQFNPDPIVVRLNERESEPSSHGDKGDYLYYPLGKGKTDRHMEPMFIRVGEDDTPELSTHEGEEFIVVVSGKILFIYGKEKKILEPGDSAYYNSVVPHYVGAIDGPAEIYAVLYTPL, from the coding sequence ATGGCCGACATGAACAAAGTTGGAAAGAGAATCTGCAAGTACAGGGAACAGATGGGTCTCTCTCAGGAAGAGCTATCCGTTAACTCCGGTATTAGTTTGCAGTCCATTCAGGAGTACGAGAGTGGTATCGCATACCCGCCCATCGGATCCTTGATTAGGCTTTCCCGTTCGCTCGGCCAGAGGGTCGGCACGTTCACTGACGATCAGTTCAACCCCGATCCAATCGTCGTCAGGCTCAACGAGAGGGAATCAGAGCCCTCATCCCACGGGGACAAGGGAGACTACCTCTACTACCCCCTCGGAAAGGGAAAGACGGACAGGCACATGGAACCCATGTTCATACGTGTGGGAGAGGACGACACCCCCGAGCTCAGCACCCACGAGGGCGAGGAGTTCATCGTTGTCGTTTCCGGAAAGATCCTGTTCATCTACGGAAAGGAGAAGAAGATCCTCGAGCCCGGTGACAGCGCTTATTACAATTCAGTCGTCCCTCACTACGTGGGGGCAATAGACGGACCTGCGGAGATCTACGCGGTCCTCTACACGCCGCTCTGA
- a CDS encoding XRE family transcriptional regulator produces the protein MNSNYISDRIQAMRDLVGLSTAEMAAATGVSEEEYIRCENGEQDCTFTFLSKCADKFQVDLVELITGENPRLNDYIVVQDGMGLPINRRKGHEYYHLAAYFKDKLAEPYLVNAPYDESEQDAEIPTSVNDGQELVYVISGSIRFVHDDHEENLIAGDSVYYDATKPHGMIATSKDGSTFLVVSVKGGSA, from the coding sequence ATGAACAGCAACTACATTTCGGACCGTATCCAGGCAATGCGCGACCTCGTCGGCCTCTCCACAGCGGAGATGGCAGCGGCCACCGGAGTCTCCGAAGAGGAGTACATCAGGTGCGAGAACGGCGAGCAGGACTGCACATTCACATTCCTCAGCAAATGTGCCGACAAATTCCAGGTCGACCTCGTCGAGCTGATCACCGGCGAGAATCCCCGTCTCAACGACTACATCGTCGTGCAGGACGGAATGGGCCTGCCGATCAACAGGCGCAAGGGACACGAGTATTACCATCTCGCCGCATACTTCAAGGACAAGCTGGCAGAGCCCTATCTTGTCAACGCCCCCTATGACGAGTCGGAACAGGATGCGGAGATCCCCACCTCGGTCAACGACGGTCAGGAGCTGGTGTACGTCATCAGCGGAAGCATCAGGTTCGTCCATGACGACCATGAGGAGAACCTCATCGCAGGTGATTCGGTCTACTACGATGCGACCAAGCCCCACGGCATGATAGCCACCAGCAAGGACGGCAGCACATTCCTGGTCGTCTCTGTGAAGGG
- a CDS encoding MBL fold metallo-hydrolase yields MTEEPVKRTYTTRTPDRPGAFMRACKVIMENGGNITRVSYKRGGLNLFIEVEGTRAELNSIEKGLSEMAYVDAEVKVPTVLVMEVKIPNTPGMLFPVLEIIDKYEVNISYLNSREENRGFQNFKIGMEVSDPTVSKKILDEVSEIYLLNVVSYNGNYDVLDTTVGYIRLASQIQKLFSLGDDRVKEFVSECRGVTEMLLQRGQDPSIIFDKVHQLAEFIAFHRDLNFKPRITTHQITEETTLTVIEPPCGSNTYVLRNDDSLLFIDSGMGIFSDEMITELREMFPAFFSMTKTMLVTHADADHCGLLSVIDNAEIAVDKRTADNLFDMARPTSDSDAYDYCYGRLCRIITDYEAPEKDRIRIIGEAPESHEDFVLLSKIKFGDIELEVFEGPGIHTKGQTVIICRQPKLLFTGDLYSNVKDVTPERGEYNQIAPYLSKDSEEDLARLTDTRSKLGAIMDTIGRSGMIVCGGHGNIKALR; encoded by the coding sequence ATGACAGAGGAGCCGGTGAAGCGTACCTACACCACGAGGACCCCGGACAGGCCGGGAGCATTCATGCGTGCGTGCAAGGTCATCATGGAGAACGGGGGAAACATCACCCGTGTCAGCTACAAGAGGGGAGGCCTCAACCTTTTCATAGAGGTTGAAGGGACCAGGGCAGAGCTCAATTCCATCGAGAAGGGATTGAGCGAGATGGCCTATGTCGATGCCGAGGTCAAGGTCCCCACGGTGCTGGTCATGGAAGTGAAGATCCCCAACACGCCTGGTATGCTGTTCCCGGTACTGGAGATCATCGACAAGTACGAGGTCAACATCTCCTATCTGAACTCCAGGGAGGAGAACAGGGGATTCCAGAACTTTAAGATTGGAATGGAGGTCAGCGACCCCACCGTGTCTAAGAAGATTCTGGACGAGGTGTCTGAGATCTACCTCCTGAATGTGGTGTCCTACAACGGCAACTACGATGTGCTCGACACCACTGTAGGGTACATCCGCCTCGCCAGCCAGATCCAGAAGCTGTTCAGCCTCGGGGATGACAGGGTGAAGGAATTCGTATCGGAGTGCAGGGGAGTCACAGAGATGCTCCTGCAGAGGGGCCAGGATCCCTCCATAATCTTCGACAAGGTCCACCAGCTGGCGGAGTTCATAGCGTTCCACAGGGACCTCAACTTCAAGCCCAGGATCACCACCCATCAGATCACAGAGGAGACAACCCTCACGGTCATCGAGCCGCCCTGCGGCAGCAACACATATGTCCTGAGGAACGACGACAGCCTGCTGTTCATCGACTCCGGAATGGGAATATTCTCGGACGAGATGATCACAGAGCTCAGGGAGATGTTCCCTGCGTTCTTCAGCATGACCAAGACGATGCTGGTCACCCATGCCGATGCAGACCACTGCGGACTCTTGTCGGTCATCGACAACGCCGAGATAGCAGTGGACAAGAGGACAGCGGACAACCTGTTCGACATGGCCAGGCCCACAAGCGATTCAGATGCGTATGACTACTGCTACGGACGCCTCTGCAGGATCATTACCGATTATGAGGCACCAGAGAAGGACCGCATCAGGATAATCGGCGAAGCACCGGAATCCCACGAGGATTTCGTCCTGCTCAGCAAGATAAAGTTCGGGGATATCGAACTCGAGGTATTCGAGGGCCCCGGTATTCACACGAAGGGACAGACCGTCATAATCTGCAGGCAGCCCAAGCTCCTGTTCACCGGCGACCTGTACTCCAATGTGAAGGACGTCACCCCCGAGAGAGGGGAGTACAACCAAATCGCCCCCTACCTGTCCAAGGACTCGGAGGAGGATCTGGCAAGACTTACGGATACCCGTTCCAAGCTCGGTGCCATCATGGATACCATCGGCAGGAGCGGTATGATCGTCTGTGGCGGTCACGGGAACATAAAGGCCTTGAGGTGA
- a CDS encoding helix-turn-helix domain-containing protein, producing the protein MEPIVAEVAERVKAMREMCDISIEEMAEVVGKTPEEYIVYESGQMDFSFTFLYKVAEKCGIDMVELLTGEKPHLAECTFVKNGKGLPINRRLGFKYEHLGYTLTNRLSETFVVTAPYIEGDNDENVHLSSHAGNEFDYVLEGKMRFVHAGHFYDLEPGDSVYYNSGLPHGMYATTKNGCKFIASVMKGEEK; encoded by the coding sequence ATGGAACCCATAGTAGCTGAAGTAGCGGAGCGTGTCAAAGCGATGCGCGAGATGTGCGACATATCGATCGAGGAGATGGCCGAGGTAGTCGGAAAGACTCCCGAGGAGTATATTGTCTACGAGTCCGGTCAGATGGACTTCTCATTCACTTTCCTCTACAAGGTCGCAGAGAAGTGCGGCATAGACATGGTTGAGCTCCTGACAGGAGAGAAGCCCCATCTGGCGGAGTGCACCTTCGTCAAGAACGGAAAGGGATTGCCGATCAACAGGCGCCTCGGATTCAAGTACGAGCACCTCGGATACACGCTGACAAACAGGCTCTCGGAGACCTTCGTCGTCACAGCGCCCTACATCGAAGGCGACAACGACGAGAACGTTCACCTCTCCTCCCATGCAGGAAACGAATTCGATTACGTCCTGGAGGGAAAGATGAGGTTCGTCCACGCAGGTCACTTCTATGACCTGGAGCCCGGGGATTCCGTCTACTACAACAGCGGATTGCCCCACGGAATGTATGCGACGACCAAGAACGGATGCAAATTCATAGCATCCGTCATGAAGGGTGAGGAGAAATGA
- a CDS encoding 3-methyl-2-oxobutanoate dehydrogenase subunit VorB has protein sequence MAEKVLMKGNEAIAEAAIAAGCRHFFGYPITPQTEVAAYMSKRIPKIGGVYLQAESEVASINMVLGAGAAGVRVMTSTSSPGISLMAEGISYIAGSDVPCLIVNVERGGPGLGGIQPSQSDYFQATRATGHGDFHLLVFAPSTVQETVDLISDAFDLGDKYRMPTMILSDGLLGQMMEPVVLPETKEPTDDKDWSVRGHQGKRKHNVVNSLYIDPSELEKLNFERFEKYKKIQETEQRAEEYLVDDAEIVLVAFGASSRIAHSAVDMARKQGIKAGLIRPITLWPFPEKTIKKHADHAKVFLSVEMNMGQMVEDVKMAVECKKPVKFFGRTGGIVPTPKEVLEQIVKLNGGDY, from the coding sequence ATGGCAGAAAAAGTCCTCATGAAAGGAAACGAGGCCATCGCAGAGGCCGCCATCGCAGCAGGATGCAGGCACTTCTTCGGATACCCTATCACCCCTCAGACCGAGGTGGCGGCATACATGTCTAAGAGGATTCCCAAGATCGGAGGAGTCTACCTTCAGGCAGAGTCCGAGGTAGCTTCGATCAATATGGTCCTCGGAGCCGGTGCTGCCGGAGTCAGGGTCATGACGTCCACATCATCCCCGGGAATCAGCCTCATGGCCGAGGGAATCTCGTACATCGCAGGTTCCGATGTCCCCTGCCTCATTGTCAACGTCGAGAGGGGAGGACCCGGACTCGGAGGAATCCAACCTTCCCAGTCAGATTACTTCCAGGCAACCAGGGCTACCGGTCACGGTGACTTCCACCTTCTGGTGTTCGCACCCTCCACCGTCCAGGAGACGGTAGATCTTATCTCCGATGCATTCGACCTCGGCGACAAGTACAGGATGCCCACCATGATCCTGTCCGACGGACTGCTCGGACAGATGATGGAGCCCGTAGTGCTGCCTGAGACGAAGGAGCCCACAGATGACAAGGACTGGTCCGTAAGGGGCCACCAGGGCAAGAGGAAGCACAACGTCGTCAACTCCCTCTACATAGACCCCAGCGAACTCGAGAAGCTCAACTTCGAGAGATTCGAGAAGTACAAGAAGATCCAAGAGACCGAACAGAGGGCAGAGGAATACCTCGTGGATGATGCCGAGATCGTGCTGGTTGCATTCGGAGCATCCTCCAGGATTGCCCATTCAGCGGTCGATATGGCCAGGAAGCAGGGCATAAAGGCCGGACTCATAAGGCCCATCACGCTCTGGCCCTTCCCCGAGAAGACAATCAAGAAGCACGCAGACCACGCCAAGGTGTTCCTCTCTGTCGAGATGAACATGGGACAGATGGTCGAGGATGTCAAGATGGCGGTCGAATGCAAGAAGCCTGTGAAATTCTTCGGACGCACCGGAGGAATCGTTCCCACACCCAAAGAGGTCCTTGAACAGATCGTCAAGCTCAACGGAGGCGATTACTGA
- a CDS encoding 2-oxoacid:acceptor oxidoreductase family protein, which produces MNILLAGFGGQGILFTGKVIAYSGLMENMEVSWLPSYGPEMRGGTANCSVCLSENKIGSPLVTNPDVLVAMNLPSLEKFEKDVVPGGLIIVDSSIIKKKVERTDVKTIYIPASEIAEKAGIKGAANMVILGKLFKETSFCSPENLDKGLQKTIPPKKMDLLDKNRLCIKLGTEN; this is translated from the coding sequence ATGAACATCCTCCTGGCAGGATTCGGAGGACAGGGTATCCTGTTCACCGGAAAGGTAATCGCTTACTCCGGTCTGATGGAGAACATGGAGGTCTCATGGCTTCCCTCCTATGGACCCGAGATGCGCGGCGGAACAGCCAACTGCAGCGTCTGTCTTTCCGAGAACAAGATCGGTTCGCCCCTGGTGACCAACCCTGATGTGCTGGTCGCCATGAACCTCCCCTCGCTGGAGAAGTTCGAGAAGGATGTCGTTCCCGGCGGACTGATCATCGTGGACAGCTCGATCATCAAGAAGAAGGTCGAGCGCACCGATGTGAAGACCATCTACATCCCTGCCTCGGAGATCGCCGAGAAAGCAGGCATCAAGGGTGCCGCCAACATGGTCATCCTGGGCAAGCTGTTCAAGGAGACCTCGTTCTGTTCGCCAGAGAACCTTGACAAGGGACTCCAGAAGACCATACCTCCTAAGAAGATGGATCTTCTGGACAAGAACAGGCTCTGTATCAAACTCGGTACAGAGAACTGA